Proteins found in one Oncorhynchus keta strain PuntledgeMale-10-30-2019 chromosome 2, Oket_V2, whole genome shotgun sequence genomic segment:
- the LOC118401443 gene encoding cysteine sulfinic acid decarboxylase-like, which yields MSHLPRFWNLGWSSFLDWWSNQSVVSEQEPSPLYGQQDMNEPLLDNSEGQLFLTEAFKVIIEEVLCKGTDVKEKVCEWREPEELAALLDLELRENGEPQHQLLQRIRDVAKYSVKTNHPRFFNQLFAGVDYHALTGRFLTEALNTSQYTYEVAPVFVLMEDEVLSKLRSLVGWAEGDGIFCPGGTMSNMYAMNVARYRAFPEVKLKGMWSLPRLAVFTSQQSHYSVMKAAAFQGIGTENVFKVKVDDGGCMIPEDLGETIELAKSQGAVPFFVHATSGTTVQGAFDPLEPIADICDRQGLWMHVDAAWGGSVLFSKEHKHLMRGVERADSVTWNPHKMMLTGLQCSAILLKDTTHLLKHCHSADAKYLFQQDKFYDTSLDTGDKSIQCGRKVDCLKLWLMWKAVGSKGLEERVDRAFTHTRYLVEEMKRREGFELIGKPLFVNVCFWFIPPSLRGKENSPDYNDRLSKVAPVIKERMMKQGTMMLGYQPQGGRVNFFRMIVISPQLSHQDMTFCLNEIERLGNDL from the exons ATGAGTCACCTACCTAGATTCTGGAACCTGGGATGGTCTTCCTTTCTTGACTGGTGGAGTAATCAGAGTGTTGTTTCAGAGCAAG AACCTTCTCCCCTGTATGGTCAGCAGGATATGAATGAACCTCTCCTGGACAACAGTGAAGGCCAGCTCTTCCTGACCGAGGCTTTTAAAGTCATCATTGAGGAGGTGCTATGTAAAGGCACAGACGTCAAAGAGAAG GTGTGTGAGTGGCGCGAGCCAGAGGAGTTAGCTGCTCTGCTAGATCTGGAGCTGCGAGAGAATGGGGAGCCGCAACACCAGCTGCTGCAGAGAATACGGGATGTGGCCAAGTACAGTGTCAAGACCA ATCATCCGCGGTTCTTCAATCAGCTCTTTGCAGGGGTCGACTACCATGCCTTGACAGGACGATTCCTTACGGAGGCTCTTAACACTAGCCA GTATACCTATGAGGTGGCTCCAGTGTTTGTCCTGATGGAAGACGAGGTACTCTCCAAGCTACGTTCTCTAGTTGGGTGGGCAGAGGGAGATGGCATCTTCTGCCCAGGCGGTACCATGTCTAACATGTATGCCATGAACGTAGCACGCTACCGGGCCTTCCCAGAAGTAAAACTAAAGGGAATGTGGTCCCTCCCTCGACTAGCTGTCTTTACATCTCAACAG AGCCACTACTCTGTGATGAAAGCGGCTGCATTTCAGGGTATTGGGACCGAGAACGTGTTTAAGGTCAAAGTGGATGACGG GGGTTGCATGATTCCAGAAGACCTTGGTGAGACAATTGAGCTGGCGAAATCTCAA GGGGCAGTGCCATTCTTTGTCCATGCCACATCAGGAACGACTGTACAAGGCGCCTTTGACCCACTGGAGCCCATCGCTGACATCTGTGACAGACAGGGGTTGTGGATGCATGTTGAT GCAGCCTGGGGGGGGAGTGTTCTCTTCTCAAAGGAACACAAACATCTCATGAGAGGTGTTGAGAG AGCCGATTCAGTGACTTGGAATCCACACAAGATGATGCTGACGGGCTTGCAGTGTTCAGCCATTCTGCTCAAGGACACCACA CACCTATTGAAACATTGCCACAGTGCGGATGCAAAGTACCTCTTCCAGCAGGACAAGTTCTATGACACAAGTCTGGACACGGGGGACAAGTCGATACAGTGTGGCCGTAAGGTTGACTGCCTGAAGCTGTGGTTGATGTGGAAAGCTGTAGGGTCAAAAGGCTTGGAAGAGCGTGTTGACAGGGCTTTCACCCATACAAG ATATCTggtggaggagatgaagagaagagagggCTTTGAACTTATAGGGAAG CCGTTGTTTGTGAACGTGTGTTTCTGGTTCATACCACCCAGTCTGAGGGGAAAGgagaacagtccagactacaatGACAGATTGTCAAAG GTGGCTCCAGTGATTAAGGAGCGAATGATGAAGCAGGGTACTATGATGTTGGGCTACCAGCCTCAGGGTGGACGAGTCAACTTCTTCCGCATGATAGTAATCTCACCGCAGCTCTCCCACCAAGATATGACATTCTGTCTGAATGAGATTGAGAGGCTTGGGAATGATCTGTGA